Proteins encoded within one genomic window of Panicum virgatum strain AP13 chromosome 1N, P.virgatum_v5, whole genome shotgun sequence:
- the LOC120653564 gene encoding uncharacterized protein LOC120653564: protein MPSSSSSVELPVPRPSWTILSRVARHVGDELSLPLAKRPRLSSLTIPTRFEQYPTYYGDAEHPSPTSSPPTTPAAGLLLHVSPNPYVGFNLDPNPEGNLVVAWDFYPVDGTGRNELSTTTVRVADRAAELSHFSGIKSVGLLPLSRPAGFVVAELQVVEHPGRRAANLIWVHSVQNSWNEVELTCPDVTPGASAEWMPHDVIAYDSKLWWVDLSRGFLVCNPADPMPHLSFVSLPDLTGEMFVGLEDRHEGLEGIDSHHIVRVSGGELRFVDVVRRHGEPPEATRLRGVRDAAGVPALAFLHPDKHAVVYFFLDEYLFSVNVYDSAVVQFAGEPRGDVVEVIDGPQPINWRYVLAWVPRFKMVRYNS from the exons aTGCCGTCGTCTTCCTCGTCCGTGGAGCTGCCGGTGCCGCGGCCATCGTGGACCATCCTGAGCCGCGTCGCCCGGCACGTCGGCGACGAGCTCTCCCTCCCGCTCGCCAAGCGGCCGCGCCTCTCCAGCCTCACCATCCCCACGAGATTCGAGCAGTACCCCACCTACTACGGCGACGCCGAGCACCCCTCCCCTACGTCGTCGCCGCCAacgacgccggcggccggcctcctcctccacgtgTCCCCGAACCCCTACGTCGGCTTCAACCTGGACCCCAACCCGGAAGGCAACCTCGTCGTGGCGTGGGACTTCTACCCGGTCGACGGCACCGGGCGCAACGAGTTGTCCACCACCACCGTGCGCGTCGccgaccgcgccgccgagctgtcCCACTTCTCCGGCATCAAGAGCGtcggcctcctccccctctcccGTCCCGCCGGGTTCGTGGTCGCCGAGCTCCAGGTCGTCGAgcaccccggccggcgcgccgccaACCTCATCTGGGTCCACTCGGTCCAGAACTCGTGGAACGAGGTCGAGCTCACCTGTCCCGACGTCACCCCCGGGGCCAGCGCGGAGTGGATGCCCCACGACGTGATCGCCTACGACAGCAAGCTCTGGTGGGTCGACCTCTCGCGGGGGTTCCTCGTCTGCAACCCGGCGGACCCCATGCCGCATCTGAGCTTCGTCAGCCTCCCAGATCTGACCGGGGAGATGTTCGTCGGCCTCGAGGACAGGCACGAGGGGCTGGAGGGAATCGACAGCCACCACATCGTGagggtgagcggcggcgagctgcggtTCGTGGACGTCGTCCGAAGGCACGGCGAACCCCCGGAAGCAACGCGG CTACgtggagtccgggatgccgcGGGGGTTCCCGCGCTCGCGTTCCTGCACCCCGACAAGCACGCCGTCGTCTACTTCTTCCTGGACGAGTACCTCTTCTCCGTCAACGTGTACGACAGCGCCGTCGTGCAgttcgccggcgagccccgagGAGACGTGGTCGAGGTGATCGACGGGCCGCAGCCGATCAACTGGCGCTACGTCCTCGCATGGGTGCCTCGCTTCAAAATGGTACGGTACAATAGCTAG